The Brachyspira aalborgi genome has a segment encoding these proteins:
- a CDS encoding alpha/beta fold hydrolase, giving the protein MFYSYKNIKIHYQLIGSGKPIFMIHGLDCDLNLMKGCFEPIFKNKNGYKRIYIDLPGMGKSEALLEYASSDKILDILISFAENIISKNFLLIGESYGGYLSRGILSKLDSKIDGMALLCPVVIPIHAKRDVPKNIIKFEDKDFINTLNDFERKTFGKFSVLENKKVYKRYKNEILSGIKKCNKDFIESLWKNYSFSFNVDKKLKKIKFNKPVLFMAGRQDICVGYKDLYKLLEDYPRATFSVIDIAGHNLQIEQPELFNSLVKNFLIRIKINKI; this is encoded by the coding sequence ATGTTTTACTCTTATAAAAATATTAAAATTCATTATCAACTTATTGGAAGCGGAAAACCTATTTTTATGATACATGGACTCGACTGCGATTTAAATTTAATGAAAGGTTGCTTTGAGCCGATTTTTAAAAATAAAAATGGTTATAAAAGAATATATATAGATTTGCCTGGAATGGGAAAATCCGAAGCTTTATTAGAATACGCGTCTTCTGATAAAATTCTCGATATATTGATTTCTTTTGCTGAAAATATTATTTCTAAAAATTTTTTATTAATCGGAGAATCTTACGGAGGATATTTGTCAAGAGGCATTTTATCAAAACTCGATTCAAAAATAGACGGCATGGCTTTATTATGTCCCGTTGTTATTCCAATTCATGCAAAAAGAGATGTTCCTAAAAATATTATAAAATTTGAAGATAAAGATTTTATAAATACTCTTAACGATTTTGAAAGAAAAACATTCGGTAAGTTTAGCGTCCTTGAAAATAAAAAAGTTTATAAAAGATATAAAAATGAAATTCTTTCTGGGATAAAAAAATGTAATAAGGATTTTATAGAATCGCTTTGGAAAAATTATTCTTTTTCTTTTAATGTCGATAAAAAATTGAAAAAAATTAAATTTAACAAACCTGTTTTATTTATGGCTGGAAGGCAAGATATATGCGTAGGTTATAAAGATTTATATAAATTGCTTGAAGATTATCCGAGAGCGACTTTTAGCGTTATAGATATCGCGGGACATAATTTACAAATAGAACAACCCGAATTATTTAATTCTTTAGTTAAAAATTTTTTAATAAGAATTAAAATTAATAAAATATAA
- a CDS encoding Rpn family recombination-promoting nuclease/putative transposase, giving the protein MNKKPFNALNDCFVRYFFTDKGGEKVLLDFINAVMISADMKTFKAVEILNPFNLKKHYNDKETIVDVKCITKNGTVVIIEVQLSGNSRFPERILYYWAANYSKLLKKGEEYEDLTPVISINLLNFNLNKNDKNVHSCYMIYDTKNARLLTDHLQIHIIELKKFKFKDNDLKKDLNYWLGFFTTNNMEEYMSEIVKEKPIMEEAHKRYNNFIRSRLMMSEYEKKEIYQYDKQITLKEERQEGIKEGRREGKIEGERDKSILIAKNLKKAGLDIKFISENTGLTIKEIEKL; this is encoded by the coding sequence ATGAATAAAAAACCTTTTAATGCATTAAATGATTGTTTCGTTCGGTATTTTTTCACGGACAAAGGTGGAGAAAAAGTTTTACTTGACTTTATAAATGCCGTTATGATTAGCGCAGACATGAAAACTTTTAAAGCGGTTGAAATTTTAAATCCTTTTAATTTAAAAAAGCATTACAATGATAAAGAGACAATCGTTGATGTGAAATGCATTACAAAGAATGGAACTGTCGTTATAATTGAGGTTCAACTTTCAGGCAATTCGAGATTTCCCGAAAGAATACTTTATTATTGGGCGGCAAATTATAGCAAACTTTTAAAGAAAGGCGAAGAGTATGAAGACTTAACGCCTGTAATAAGTATCAATCTTCTTAATTTTAATCTTAATAAAAACGATAAAAATGTGCATAGCTGTTATATGATTTATGATACAAAAAATGCAAGGTTGCTAACAGACCATTTGCAAATACATATAATAGAATTAAAAAAATTTAAATTCAAGGATAATGATTTAAAAAAGGATTTAAATTATTGGCTTGGATTTTTTACAACTAATAACATGGAGGAATATATGTCAGAAATAGTAAAAGAAAAACCTATAATGGAAGAAGCGCATAAACGATATAATAATTTTATTAGAAGTCGATTAATGATGTCGGAGTATGAGAAGAAAGAAATTTATCAATATGATAAACAAATAACGCTTAAAGAAGAAAGACAAGAAGGAATTAAAGAAGGTAGAAGAGAGGGAAAAATTGAAGGAGAAAGAGACAAATCAATTTTGATAGCCAAAAATCTAAAAAAAGCAGGTTTAGATATAAAATTTATTAGCGAAAATACAGGCTTAACAATAAAAGAAATTGAAAAATTATAA
- a CDS encoding DJ-1/PfpI family protein, whose protein sequence is MEKTNNILYVMAYKNFQDEEYFETKKIFENNGYKTKISSSIIGEGQGKLGSSVNIELLFSEVDTVNFDAIIFVGGLGCITLWDDWRAQGLAKLFLENKKIVAGIGSGVVIMANAGILKNIKATCSTADESHVRHGEADIVGDNVVITGNIITAEGSKSAKEFANTLINVLKN, encoded by the coding sequence ATGGAAAAAACAAATAATATTTTATATGTAATGGCTTATAAAAATTTTCAAGATGAAGAATATTTTGAAACGAAAAAAATATTTGAAAATAACGGATATAAAACAAAAATCTCTTCCTCAATAATCGGCGAAGGACAAGGCAAATTGGGAAGTTCCGTTAATATAGAGCTTTTATTTAGCGAAGTTGATACCGTAAATTTTGACGCTATAATATTTGTCGGTGGTTTAGGATGCATTACATTATGGGACGATTGGCGAGCGCAGGGACTTGCAAAATTGTTTTTAGAAAATAAAAAAATTGTTGCGGGAATTGGAAGCGGAGTCGTTATAATGGCTAATGCGGGAATACTAAAAAATATTAAAGCCACTTGTTCAACTGCGGACGAATCTCATGTTCGACATGGCGAAGCGGATATAGTCGGAGATAATGTGGTAATTACGGGAAATATTATAACGGCGGAAGGTTCAAAGTCGGCTAAAGAATTTGCGAATACTTTGATTAATGTTTTGAAAAATTAA
- a CDS encoding glycogen synthase: MPKLKVMIAASEAVPFIKTGGLADVSGSLPIYLKKFGVEAFVVIPKYRDIDFKDCYLENVLPTMCVRMGNGEEWCSVFKTVYNEVDFYFIEHHNFFSREGLYHDNVFNDYQDNAWRFGFFSMAALQLCRDLKLDIDIAHVNDWQTAAIPAYIKTWHWSNELGRAASLLTIHNANYQGIYNSSTTYDYLGLGWNNYSPDTFEDHGNINLLKGGIFFSDVVTTVSPTYAKEISSPYGGHGMAPYLQNKTTSFFGILNGIDENVWNPEKDKFIPANFSDKNMKGKKICKRELQKRFLLEEDDKVALIGAIGRFVDQKGYQFIASIIDYLMNNMKMQFVILGTGDKGLESFFGDLPKRYPGRVGSYIGYNNELSHLIEAGADMFVMPSLFEPCGLNQMYSLKYGTIPIVHATGGLEDTVENYNEETGEGTGFKFYDATSSALYNTIGWAISVYYDYPERFKKMQLRGMKIDNSWEKSAKEYIKAYELAIANKRNYDDMCSL; encoded by the coding sequence ATGCCTAAACTTAAAGTAATGATAGCGGCCTCTGAAGCCGTTCCTTTTATAAAAACGGGCGGACTTGCCGATGTTTCGGGTTCTCTGCCGATATATTTAAAAAAGTTTGGAGTAGAGGCTTTTGTCGTTATTCCAAAATATAGAGATATTGATTTTAAGGACTGTTATTTAGAAAATGTTCTTCCGACTATGTGCGTTCGTATGGGAAACGGCGAAGAATGGTGTTCTGTATTTAAAACGGTTTATAACGAAGTTGATTTTTATTTTATAGAACATCATAATTTTTTTAGCAGAGAAGGACTTTATCATGATAATGTTTTTAACGATTATCAAGATAACGCTTGGAGATTTGGATTTTTTTCAATGGCGGCTTTGCAATTATGCAGAGATTTAAAATTAGATATCGATATCGCTCATGTAAACGATTGGCAGACGGCGGCTATTCCCGCTTATATAAAAACTTGGCATTGGAGCAATGAGCTTGGACGAGCCGCAAGTTTGCTTACAATTCATAATGCAAATTATCAAGGAATTTATAATTCTTCAACTACTTATGATTATTTAGGTTTAGGTTGGAATAATTATAGTCCCGATACTTTTGAAGACCATGGAAATATTAATTTGCTTAAAGGCGGAATATTCTTTTCGGATGTCGTGACGACGGTTAGTCCGACTTACGCTAAAGAAATATCATCTCCTTACGGCGGGCATGGAATGGCGCCTTATTTACAAAATAAAACTACAAGCTTTTTTGGAATTCTTAACGGAATAGACGAAAATGTTTGGAATCCCGAAAAAGATAAATTTATTCCCGCTAATTTTTCTGATAAAAATATGAAAGGTAAAAAAATATGCAAGAGAGAATTACAAAAAAGATTTTTACTTGAAGAAGACGATAAAGTTGCATTAATAGGAGCGATTGGCAGATTTGTGGACCAAAAAGGTTATCAATTTATAGCTTCAATAATAGATTATTTAATGAATAACATGAAAATGCAATTTGTAATATTAGGAACGGGAGATAAAGGACTTGAAAGTTTCTTTGGAGATTTGCCAAAAAGATATCCTGGACGAGTAGGTTCTTATATTGGCTATAATAATGAACTTTCGCATTTGATAGAAGCGGGAGCGGATATGTTTGTAATGCCTTCTTTATTTGAGCCTTGCGGACTTAATCAAATGTATTCTCTAAAATATGGAACTATTCCTATTGTTCATGCTACGGGCGGACTTGAAGATACGGTTGAAAATTATAATGAAGAGACGGGAGAAGGCACGGGATTTAAATTTTATGACGCCACTTCTTCGGCATTATATAATACTATAGGTTGGGCTATAAGCGTTTATTATGACTATCCCGAAAGATTTAAGAAAATGCAATTAAGAGGAATGAAAATTGATAATTCTTGGGAAAAAAGCGCAAAAGAATATATTAAAGCCTATGAGCTTGCTATAGCGAATAAAAGAAATTATGACGATATGTGCAGTTTATAA
- a CDS encoding DUF4836 domain-containing protein produces MITTIKNKIVLTAVLFITVFSISAYAVDKKYIPNTANAAISFSLDNLSKKAEGDLQQIFNSLFMQKFADNYLGYRDDEAVAEIMTNKLAQLFDFSKASKIIFLNDYKQSSIIIDILDIAELDKLMIKMASQEDKLISFSENEKYRYLSLDENILMSWNNEVFVLSLRGLIFEDDLNIKTSADIIFNSDSLENEYFISLENDTNDFYAWADLSILSDSESSLFELFGNMPEDIKDIYKGGILTAKVNFNDGIADMIFDTYLQNNDYDILSTKKELPEKELLENLYKFVNGDKNYGFLSFRFNSSSTLVKSFISSFVNNEISSQLLELCDGDIFVSAWDTEEENTAILFSMSITDEEKVKNALKTFSSEQEGEIYNIYGDYYYINNSILYMVTEESVINSIAKGETPNSTLDEDKLKLANDNMLSLYFNFNTDLGLLFDLEKYIGEFDSLSLTSNILDNNHTQTIVKVDAKDKTKNILIIIKTLIENIK; encoded by the coding sequence ATGATTACTACAATAAAAAATAAAATAGTATTAACGGCAGTTTTATTTATAACCGTTTTCTCAATTTCGGCTTATGCGGTAGATAAAAAATATATTCCAAATACCGCCAACGCCGCAATTTCTTTTAGTTTAGATAATTTATCTAAAAAAGCGGAAGGCGATTTACAGCAAATATTTAATTCTTTATTTATGCAGAAATTTGCTGATAATTATTTGGGATATAGAGACGATGAAGCGGTAGCCGAAATTATGACTAATAAACTCGCTCAATTATTTGATTTTTCAAAAGCTTCAAAAATTATTTTCCTAAACGATTATAAACAATCGTCAATAATAATAGATATTTTGGATATAGCCGAACTTGATAAACTTATGATTAAAATGGCAAGTCAAGAAGATAAATTAATTTCTTTTTCTGAAAATGAAAAATACAGATATTTAAGCCTTGATGAAAATATATTAATGTCTTGGAATAACGAAGTATTTGTTTTGTCTTTAAGAGGATTAATTTTTGAAGACGATTTAAATATAAAAACTTCTGCAGATATTATATTTAATTCTGATTCTCTTGAAAACGAATATTTTATTTCTTTAGAAAACGACACTAACGATTTTTACGCTTGGGCTGATTTGTCTATTTTATCGGATAGCGAAAGTTCTTTATTTGAATTATTTGGAAATATGCCAGAAGATATTAAAGATATTTATAAAGGCGGAATTTTAACTGCAAAGGTTAATTTTAATGACGGAATCGCCGATATGATTTTTGACACTTATCTTCAAAATAATGATTATGATATTCTATCTACTAAAAAAGAATTGCCCGAAAAAGAATTATTAGAAAATTTATACAAATTCGTAAACGGAGATAAAAATTACGGATTCTTATCGTTTAGATTTAATAGTTCTTCTACGCTTGTAAAATCTTTTATAAGTTCATTTGTTAACAATGAAATTTCATCTCAATTACTTGAACTTTGTGACGGAGATATTTTTGTTTCGGCTTGGGATACAGAAGAAGAGAATACGGCAATATTATTTTCAATGTCGATAACGGATGAAGAAAAAGTTAAAAACGCTTTGAAAACTTTTTCGTCTGAACAAGAAGGCGAAATTTATAATATATACGGCGATTATTATTATATAAATAATTCTATTCTTTATATGGTTACTGAAGAAAGCGTTATTAATTCTATAGCGAAAGGAGAGACTCCTAATTCTACATTGGACGAAGACAAATTAAAATTGGCAAACGATAATATGCTTTCGCTTTATTTTAATTTTAATACCGATTTGGGATTATTATTCGATTTAGAAAAATATATAGGAGAATTTGATTCTTTATCTTTAACTTCAAATATTTTAGATAATAATCATACTCAAACTATAGTTAAAGTTGACGCTAAAGATAAAACTAAAAATATTCTTATTATTATAAAAACTTTAATTGAAAATATTAAATAG
- a CDS encoding TlyA family RNA methyltransferase, with translation MRLDEYLFKNGYTESRAKAQDIILAGCVFVNDIKVTSKAQNIKDIDKINIIQNRKYVSRAGSKLEKAFFEFDISVKDKICLDIGSSTGGFTDCLLQNGAKKVYALDVGHNQLVYKLRNDKRVVSIEDFNAKNIKKEMFEENISVIVSDVSFISITKIAPVIYREFENFEFWISLIKPQFEAEKSEISKGGIIRDDKLRESILNKAIKKIEEIGFKEIKKTISPIKGAKGNIEYLVYFIRNN, from the coding sequence GTGAGATTAGACGAATATCTTTTTAAGAACGGTTATACCGAAAGCAGAGCTAAAGCGCAGGATATAATACTTGCAGGTTGCGTTTTTGTAAACGATATTAAAGTTACTTCAAAAGCTCAAAATATAAAAGATATCGATAAAATTAATATTATTCAAAATAGAAAATATGTTTCCCGTGCGGGCAGCAAATTAGAAAAAGCTTTTTTTGAATTTGATATTTCGGTTAAAGATAAAATATGTTTGGATATCGGCTCTTCTACGGGCGGTTTTACCGATTGCCTTCTTCAAAACGGCGCTAAAAAAGTTTACGCTTTGGATGTCGGACATAATCAATTAGTTTATAAATTAAGAAACGACAAAAGAGTTGTATCGATTGAAGACTTTAACGCTAAAAATATAAAAAAAGAAATGTTTGAAGAAAATATATCCGTTATCGTAAGCGATGTTTCTTTTATATCGATAACAAAAATAGCTCCCGTTATTTATAGAGAATTTGAAAATTTTGAATTTTGGATTAGTTTAATAAAACCTCAATTTGAAGCGGAAAAATCGGAAATATCAAAAGGCGGAATAATAAGAGACGATAAATTAAGGGAAAGTATTTTAAATAAAGCTATAAAAAAAATTGAAGAAATAGGATTTAAAGAAATAAAAAAAACTATCTCGCCTATAAAAGGAGCTAAAGGAAATATAGAATATTTGGTTTATTTTATAAGAAATAATTGA